The DNA segment CACTCCTGTATTCATCAAAACTCCATCCGCCCCTAACTCCATGGCCACGGCCGCATCCGAGGCAGTACCCACCCCCGCGTCCACAATCACCGGCACGGAAACGGCTTCCTTGAACAAACGCAGCATGGAGCGGTCCTGCACCCCCATGCCCGAGCCGATCGGAGCGGCCAGAGGCATCACGCAAGCCGCGCCTGCCTCGATAAGCTTGCGGGCAAAGACCAAATCGCAGGTGGTGTAAGGCAGGACAATAAAGCCCTCCTTCACCAAAATCTCCGTAGCTTTGAGGAGCTCGATATTGTCCGGCATCAGAG comes from the Candidatus Omnitrophota bacterium genome and includes:
- a CDS encoding thiazole synthase; this encodes LMPDNIELLKATEILVKEGFIVLPYTTCDLVFARKLIEAGAACVMPLAAPIGSGMGVQDRSMLRLFKEAVSVPVIVDAGVGTASDAAVAMELGADGVLMNTGVACAQEPVRMAEAMKLAVEAGYLAARSGRIPAKAYASASSPAEGMLSPAGT